Proteins encoded together in one Microcaecilia unicolor chromosome 3, aMicUni1.1, whole genome shotgun sequence window:
- the LOC115465931 gene encoding tubulin alpha-1B chain yields the protein MRECISIHVGQAGVQIGNACWELYCLEHGIQPDGQMPSDKTIGGGDDSFNTFFSETGAGKHVPRAVFVDLEPTVIDEVRSGTYRQLFHPEQLITGKEDAANNYARGHYTIGKEIIDLVLDRIRKLADQCTGLQGFLVFHSFGGGTGSGFTSLLMERLSVDYGKKSKLEFSIYPAPQVSTAVVEPYNSILTTHTTLEHSDCAFMVDNEAIYDICRRNLDIERPTYTNLNRLISQIVSSITASLRFDGALNVDLTEFQTNLVPYPRIHFPLATYAPVISAEKAYHEQLSVAEITNACFEPANQMVKCDPRHGKYMACCLLYRGDVVPKDVNAAIATIKTKRSIQFVDWCPTGFKVGINYQPPTVVPGGDLAKVQRAVCMLSNTTAIAEAWARLDHKFDLMYAKRAFVHWYVGEGMEEGEFSEAREDMAALEKDYEEVGVDSVEGEGEEEGEEY from the exons ATG cGTGAGTGCATTTCCATCCATGTTGGCCAGGCTGGTGTCCAGATTGGCAATGCTTGTTGGGAGTTGTACTGCTTGGAACATGGGATCCAGCCTGATGGTCAGATGCCAAGTGACAAGACCATTGGAGGGGGAGACGATTCTTTCAACACTTTCTTCAGTGAGACTGGAGCAGGAAAACATGTTCCCCGGGCTGTGTTTGTAGACCTGGAACCAACTGTCATTG ATGAAGTGCGCAGTGGAACATACCGTCAACTGTTCCATCCTGAGCAGTTAATCACTGGCAAAGAAGATGCTGCAAATAACTATGCCCGTGGACACTACACCATTGGCAAGGAAATCATTGACCTGGTTCTGGATAGAATTCGCAAGCTG GCTGACCAGTGCACAGGTCTTCAGGGCTTTCTTGTCTTCCATAGCTTTGGTGGTGGCACTGGTTCTGGTTTCACTTCTTTGCTGATGGAGCGATTATCAGTTGACTATGGCAAGAAGTCTAAGCTAGAGTTCTCCATCTATCCAGCTCCTCAGGTCTCAACAGCTGTTGTTGAACCCTACAACTCAATCCTGACCACCCACACCACCTTGGAACACTCTGATTGTGCCTTCATGGTAGATAATGAGGCTATTTATGACATTTGCCGCAGGAACCTGGACATTGAGCGCCCTACTTACACTAATCTAAACCGTCTCATTAGTCAAATTGTGTCTTCTATCACAGCTTCCCTCCGATTTGATGGTGCCCTGAATGTAGATCTAACAGAATTTCAAACCAACTTGGTGCCCTATCCTCGTATCCATTTCCCTCTAGCCACCTATGCCCCAGTGATCTCTGCAGAGAAAGCATACCATGAACAACTTTCTGTTGCAGAGATCACAAATGCTTGCTTTGAGCCAGCCAACCAGATGGTGAAATGTGATCCTCGCCATGGTAAATATATGGCTTGCTGTCTGCTGTACCGGGGTGATGTGGTACCCAAAGATGTCAATGCTGCTATTGCTACCATCAAGACAAAGCGTAGCATCCAGTTTGTGGACTGGTGCCCAACTGGATTTAAAGTTGGTATTAACTACCAGCCCCCTACTGTGGTGCCTGGCGGTGACCTAGCTAAGGTGCAGCGTGCTGTGTGTATGCTGAGCAATACCACAGCCATTGCTGAAGCCTGGGCTCGTCTGGATCATAAGTTTGATCTGATGTACGCTAAGCGTGCCTTTGTGCACTGGTATGTGGGTGAGGGTATGGAGGAAGGTGAGTTTTCTGAAGCCCGTGAGGACATGGCTGCATTAGAGAAGGATTATGAAGAAGTAGGTGTAGATTCTGTTGAAGGAGAGGGTGAAGAGGAAGGGGAAGAATATTAA